Part of the Paenibacillus aurantius genome, CCCATCATTCCCGAGTCCGATAAAGAAGTCGGCCAAAAAAGGAATCTCCCCGCGCGGCACGTCCCGGTCGATCCTTCCGCTTCCATCCCCGCGCACTTCGAGCATCGGGGCGAGCCACAGCTCGGCCTCGCAGCGCTGGACGCCGAAGCGGGTAAGCTCCGCGCGCAGGCGGACCGGCTCCCGGGGCTCCGCCGTCTCCCGCCGGCTGAGACGGATGTCGCCCAGCTCGAGCGGCTCCGTGCCGGACGTGTCGTAGGCCGCCTCCCGGATCCGGTCGCAGCGGAACACCCGGTAGCCCTGGCGGAGGAAGCAGTAGGCGTTGCAGTACCAGAAGCCGTTATGCGCGTAGAGGCAGACCGGCTGGATCCGGCGGCACTCCTCCCCCTCCTTCGATTGGTAGACGACCGCCAGCACCTTCTGGCGCACGGCCGCCTCGAGAATCAGGCCCAGGCAGGGCGCCTCGCTCCGCCGGGTCGGGGTGATGAAGTCGACCCGGTTCTTCATGCTGTCGATCCGGTCCCGGACATCGCCCGGCATATGGAGATAGAACTTCTGAAGCGCCGAAGCGGATTCCGTTTCGAACGGAAGAGAGGAATAATGACGCAGGGCGTGCACGGCGAAGAACATGGCCACCGCCTCCTCCTCCGTGAAGGCGATGGGTGGCAGCACCCGTTCCCTCACCACCTGGTAGCCCCCGTGGGGACCTGGCTCCGAATACAGGGGCACCCCGAGCTCGCTAAGCTCCTGCAGGTCCCTCAGAATCGTCCGCTTCGAAACGCCGAATTCGTCGGCCAACTCCTGCACCTTGAACCGCCGCTTCCGGTTGACGGTCATCATGAGCTCCATCAGCCTTTTGGATTTGGGCATCTTTTTCTCCTCCAAAAAATAGTCCATGACAATTTATGTCACCATTATGGCTTACACTGGGGGCAGAAAGCAAACCTAATCCGTTGGAGGGATGGACCATGCGCCGCTATACCGCGCTCTTTTTCCTGATTATGTTTATGATTGGAACGGACACGTTCCTCATTTCCCCGATGCTTCCTACCCTGCAGGCCGAGTTCGGTGTCTCCACGGAGGCTGCCGGGTGGATGCTTGGGGCCTACACGCTCGGCTCTGCCGTATTCGCCCTGATCGCCGGCCCTCTGTCCGACGGGTGGAACCGCCGGACCGTTCTGCTCGGCGGCTTGCTCGGCTTCTCCCTGTCGACGTTCCTGTGCGGCTCGGCGGAAGGCTTCTGGACGATGTGCCTGTTCCGCTTCCTGGCCGGCATCAGCGCGGCCTTCACCGCTCCCCAGGTATGGGCCTCCATCCCCTCGGTCATGCCGCCGGCCCGCATCTCGAAGACGATGGGGATCGCCTTCGCCGGACTTGCCGCCTCCCAGGCGCTCGGCGTGCCCATCGGGAGCTGGCTCGCGGCGGCGGGTTGGTCCGTACCGTTCCGGGCCGTAGGAGCGGCTTCGCTTCTCCTGGCCGCGGCCGCCTACGCGCTGCTGCCGGATATGAAGCCGGCCGCAGGCAAAGGAGGAGCCGGCTCCATCCTCGGCCGGTACCGCACGCTGCTCGCGAGCGGCCGGGCCCGCAGCGGCTTCCTCGGCTATCTGCTCCTTCATCTCGGGAGCGGAACGGCCTTCGCCTTTGCCGGCAAATGGCTTGCCGACCGCTTCGCCCTGCCCATCGGGCAGATCGGGACCGTCCTGATGGTCCTCGGCATCGGCACGCTGCTCGGCAGCCTGCTTCCGGCCTATGCGGTCCGGAGACTAGGCCGGATCCCCACGATGGCCGCCGGGATGGGGCTCCTGATCGTCCTCTATCCCCTTCTGCCTTATGGACCGGGCCTGCCTCTCGTGACCGCCGGATACCTTCTCATCTTCGCCGTGCTCGGGGTGCTCTTCCCGATCGTGATGGAGGCTCTCACGTCGCTGAACGCCTCGGTCCGGGGGACGATCTCCAGCCTGGCCAACTCGACCATGAACGGCGCCAACACCGTCGGCGCCTGGGCCGCGGGCCTGCTTTACGTCCGGTTCGGCGGCTATGCCTCCATCGGCCTCTTCGCCGCCGTCTGCCTGGCGCTTTCGCTCGGAACCTTCC contains:
- a CDS encoding MFS transporter, coding for MRRYTALFFLIMFMIGTDTFLISPMLPTLQAEFGVSTEAAGWMLGAYTLGSAVFALIAGPLSDGWNRRTVLLGGLLGFSLSTFLCGSAEGFWTMCLFRFLAGISAAFTAPQVWASIPSVMPPARISKTMGIAFAGLAASQALGVPIGSWLAAAGWSVPFRAVGAASLLLAAAAYALLPDMKPAAGKGGAGSILGRYRTLLASGRARSGFLGYLLLHLGSGTAFAFAGKWLADRFALPIGQIGTVLMVLGIGTLLGSLLPAYAVRRLGRIPTMAAGMGLLIVLYPLLPYGPGLPLVTAGYLLIFAVLGVLFPIVMEALTSLNASVRGTISSLANSTMNGANTVGAWAAGLLYVRFGGYASIGLFAAVCLALSLGTFLLGGLFRERETGAEREAAAAS
- a CDS encoding helix-turn-helix transcriptional regulator, with translation MPKSKRLMELMMTVNRKRRFKVQELADEFGVSKRTILRDLQELSELGVPLYSEPGPHGGYQVVRERVLPPIAFTEEEAVAMFFAVHALRHYSSLPFETESASALQKFYLHMPGDVRDRIDSMKNRVDFITPTRRSEAPCLGLILEAAVRQKVLAVVYQSKEGEECRRIQPVCLYAHNGFWYCNAYCFLRQGYRVFRCDRIREAAYDTSGTEPLELGDIRLSRRETAEPREPVRLRAELTRFGVQRCEAELWLAPMLEVRGDGSGRIDRDVPRGEIPFLADFFIGLGNDGMVEEPSALKETIRARLSELLNRYCS